A genomic window from Methanobrevibacter sp. TLL-48-HuF1 includes:
- a CDS encoding ATP-binding protein, which produces MDRIDLNEYPFEVVREAIVNAVAHRDYKINSSPITFYIYDNRIEITSPGKLIPPLTIATLESANPLHRNKIICDIFSKTGYMEHYGTGISRMKKTMLEEGLKEPKFEEMGEFFKVTLWARDENTIDPELYKNNRNPLDKLGLNERQIKAFALMVNENKTFTINNYLNCFEISRVTASKDLNKLESLNLINKVKKGRSYIYYVK; this is translated from the coding sequence ATGGATAGGATAGACCTTAATGAGTATCCATTTGAAGTTGTAAGAGAAGCTATTGTAAATGCAGTAGCACATAGAGACTATAAAATAAATTCATCACCCATTACATTTTATATATATGATAATAGGATAGAAATTACAAGTCCGGGTAAATTAATTCCACCATTAACTATAGCCACTTTAGAGTCAGCTAATCCATTACATAGAAATAAAATAATATGTGATATATTTTCAAAAACAGGATATATGGAACATTATGGGACGGGTATTTCAAGAATGAAAAAAACCATGTTGGAGGAAGGTTTAAAAGAACCTAAATTTGAAGAAATGGGGGAATTTTTTAAAGTAACATTATGGGCAAGGGATGAAAATACTATTGATCCAGAATTATATAAAAATAATAGGAACCCTTTGGATAAATTAGGTTTAAATGAAAGACAAATAAAAGCATTTGCATTAATGGTTAATGAAAATAAAACTTTCACTATCAATAATTATTTAAATTGTTTTGAAATATCTAGAGTTACTGCTTCAAAAGATTTAAATAAATTAGAGAGTTTAAATTTGATTAATAAAGTAAAAAAGGGCAGATCTTACATATATTATGTTAAATAA
- a CDS encoding topoisomerase IV: MKKSKENEHRISNLKDMLNNVKDEDINEPNDNSEDVFDIKDDEEYEEDKELLAYLHDTDKEYEINDEFIYRPDSDSTPRENLEKKEINEDYIIKTKLEDTEFSEDNEEYNDESSDLDGSISEGFDNLLNTKIGGTPIIGIISLAIGILLLIGSLIMFTGASDRVIDNVSSGEHNSIMVFTIILGILFVIIGAYKIFGFKHVDKLADSIKNIDNKEKSEKEEIKKPKEKIIPKSNIPLDKESYKIGEFDIGEFKENLKKPVSKINESTKTKQTTLDDVPPAKERPEEEKGLSQEEIEEIEYEKASLDNESIDDIFSNVEEIDEIPIVSVDSKKKNKKE, translated from the coding sequence ATGAAAAAATCTAAAGAAAATGAGCATAGAATTTCTAATTTAAAGGATATGCTAAATAATGTCAAAGATGAAGATATAAACGAACCTAATGACAATTCAGAAGATGTATTCGACATAAAAGATGATGAAGAGTATGAAGAAGATAAAGAATTGCTTGCATACCTTCATGACACAGACAAAGAATACGAAATAAATGATGAATTTATTTATCGCCCTGATTCTGATTCAACACCTCGGGAAAATTTAGAAAAAAAAGAAATAAATGAAGATTACATCATCAAAACTAAATTAGAGGATACTGAATTTTCTGAAGATAATGAAGAATACAATGACGAATCCTCTGATTTAGATGGAAGCATATCAGAAGGTTTTGATAATTTATTAAATACAAAAATAGGTGGAACACCAATAATTGGAATAATTAGTTTAGCTATAGGAATATTGTTGCTTATTGGATCACTTATTATGTTTACAGGAGCTAGTGATAGGGTTATTGATAATGTATCCTCTGGAGAACATAATAGTATTATGGTATTTACTATAATACTCGGAATATTATTTGTAATAATAGGAGCATACAAAATATTTGGATTTAAACATGTAGATAAACTAGCGGATTCAATTAAAAATATAGATAATAAAGAAAAATCTGAAAAAGAAGAAATAAAAAAACCAAAAGAAAAAATTATTCCAAAAAGTAATATTCCATTAGACAAAGAATCTTACAAAATTGGAGAATTTGACATTGGTGAATTTAAAGAAAACCTTAAAAAACCTGTTTCTAAAATAAATGAATCTACCAAAACCAAACAGACAACATTAGATGATGTTCCTCCAGCTAAAGAAAGACCTGAAGAAGAAAAAGGACTTAGTCAAGAAGAAATTGAGGAAATAGAATACGAAAAAGCTAGTTTAGATAATGAATCTATTGATGATATTTTCTCAAATGTTGAAGAAATAGACGAAATTCCTATTGTTTCTGTTGATTCAAAAAAGAAAAATAAAAAAGAATAA
- the hpt gene encoding hypoxanthine/guanine phosphoribosyltransferase, with protein sequence MLEEVKKSLEASPIVKKGDYNYFVNPISDGVPTMKPSMLRELANVVKEHVDMDIDKIVAIEAMGIHLATALSLATDIPFVIIRKRQYGLEGEKEISQKTGYGSSKLYINDLKEGEKILLIDDVVSTGGTLISTLNALKELNIDIKAAVAVIEKGEGKKLVEKETGIPIFSVVKLDVIDGKVVIEKTIAD encoded by the coding sequence ATGTTAGAAGAAGTTAAAAAATCTTTAGAAGCTTCTCCTATTGTTAAAAAAGGAGATTATAATTATTTTGTTAATCCTATAAGTGATGGAGTCCCAACTATGAAACCTTCAATGCTTCGTGAATTAGCAAATGTGGTGAAAGAACATGTTGATATGGATATTGATAAAATAGTTGCTATTGAAGCTATGGGAATACATTTAGCTACAGCTTTATCTTTAGCTACCGACATTCCATTTGTAATTATCCGTAAAAGACAATATGGACTTGAAGGAGAAAAAGAAATAAGTCAGAAAACAGGCTACGGATCTTCTAAATTATACATAAACGATTTAAAAGAAGGGGAAAAAATTCTTTTAATAGATGATGTTGTAAGTACTGGTGGAACCTTAATTTCAACTTTAAATGCGCTAAAAGAATTGAATATAGACATAAAAGCTGCAGTAGCTGTTATTGAAAAAGGTGAAGGTAAAAAATTAGTTGAAAAAGAAACTGGCATCCCAATATTTTCAGTTGTAAAATTAGATGTAATTGACGGCAAAGTAGTTATTGAAAAAACCATTGCAGATTAA
- a CDS encoding V4R domain-containing protein: protein MIKQKPLQIFSKDADMGIDVVKSPVKLTILEMLRSNDMEFDEIVRNTGKSKSTISVHLKSLREDGIISYRLGESDSRRKIFYLNSKYLGSVEVSKKNEIEETRAEYLIENIVENDGDFTVLLFHTLRSMLIQEGINIDPVLHSTGIRMGQSLYNKLYDDDLEVFIGNIAEFWETKGLGKLSFKLGQIIKITAADCFECELLPKTGKPACYLDTGIFQALFSEFFGLPVRVIEIQCCTMGDENCVFEVEPFKPKEI from the coding sequence ATGATTAAACAAAAACCACTTCAGATATTTTCTAAAGATGCGGATATGGGTATTGATGTTGTTAAAAGCCCAGTCAAACTTACAATTTTGGAAATGCTTCGTAGCAATGACATGGAATTTGATGAAATTGTTAGAAATACGGGTAAATCAAAATCTACAATTTCTGTACATTTAAAAAGTTTACGGGAAGATGGAATAATCTCATACAGATTAGGCGAGTCAGACAGCAGAAGAAAAATTTTTTATTTAAATTCAAAATATCTTGGTTCTGTAGAAGTATCAAAGAAAAATGAAATTGAAGAAACAAGAGCTGAATATTTAATTGAGAATATTGTTGAAAATGATGGAGATTTTACAGTTTTATTATTTCATACTTTGAGATCAATGCTTATACAGGAAGGAATAAACATTGATCCGGTATTGCATTCTACAGGAATACGTATGGGTCAATCTTTATATAATAAGTTGTATGATGATGATTTGGAGGTGTTTATAGGAAATATTGCTGAATTTTGGGAAACCAAAGGTTTAGGTAAATTATCTTTTAAATTAGGTCAAATTATCAAAATCACAGCTGCGGACTGTTTTGAATGCGAATTACTTCCAAAAACAGGAAAACCTGCATGTTATTTGGATACAGGTATTTTTCAAGCATTGTTTAGTGAATTTTTCGGATTACCTGTTCGTGTAATCGAAATTCAATGTTGTACAATGGGTGATGAAAACTGTGTTTTTGAAGTTGAGCCTTTCAAACCTAAAGAAATTTAG
- a CDS encoding transcription factor S yields MEFCPECGSMLLPTEDNELKCSCGYTKKLSEDKSEYNVNEKIKETDNVIEKGEDVNTLPTTKAVCPECGHTEASWWLQQTRSADEAETRFFKCLKCGHTWREYD; encoded by the coding sequence ATGGAATTTTGTCCTGAATGTGGATCAATGTTACTTCCAACAGAAGATAATGAATTAAAATGTAGTTGCGGATATACTAAAAAATTATCTGAAGATAAATCTGAATATAATGTTAATGAAAAAATTAAAGAAACTGATAATGTTATTGAAAAAGGAGAAGATGTAAATACACTCCCAACTACAAAAGCTGTTTGTCCAGAATGTGGTCACACAGAAGCTTCATGGTGGTTGCAACAAACCCGTAGTGCTGATGAAGCAGAAACACGTTTCTTTAAGTGTCTTAAATGCGGACACACCTGGAGAGAATACGATTAA
- a CDS encoding DUF4062 domain-containing protein — translation MAYKVFISSNMVEFKEEREAIVSTIENDDFLNDFFKVFVFENIPSSGQSPNDTWRKNVLDSDIYIGLIGSEYGTILDTGLSPTETEYDLFNEKSNEVFIFIKDSVKRDGKIEKFIAKISDNHIYKPFGTIEVLIKEIKKSLTHFLHNQIVENDFDKRIIDYSSSKDIDMDSYNLFFKSVNNNSLKQLKEEKTPEEMLTIINAGSMKNNIFHFNNAGALFFAKNINKFNIPHEIKMAKFKNGTRADIIDRKNSYNTLIDLMEDVRLFFSRNTKTSSW, via the coding sequence ATGGCATATAAAGTTTTTATCAGCAGTAATATGGTCGAATTTAAAGAAGAAAGGGAAGCTATTGTAAGTACGATTGAAAACGATGATTTCCTTAATGATTTTTTTAAAGTTTTTGTCTTTGAAAATATTCCTTCTTCTGGACAATCACCAAATGATACTTGGAGAAAAAATGTTTTAGATTCAGATATTTATATTGGATTAATAGGGTCTGAATATGGAACAATATTAGACACGGGTTTATCTCCTACTGAAACAGAATATGATTTATTTAATGAAAAATCAAATGAGGTATTTATTTTTATAAAAGATTCTGTTAAAAGGGATGGTAAAATTGAAAAATTTATTGCTAAGATAAGTGATAATCACATATATAAACCATTTGGCACTATTGAAGTATTAATTAAAGAAATTAAAAAAAGTTTGACGCATTTTCTCCATAATCAGATAGTTGAAAATGATTTTGATAAAAGAATAATTGATTATTCAAGTTCTAAAGATATTGATATGGATTCTTATAATCTTTTTTTTAAATCGGTTAATAATAATAGTTTAAAACAATTAAAAGAAGAAAAAACTCCTGAGGAAATGTTAACTATAATTAATGCAGGTAGTATGAAAAATAATATATTTCATTTTAATAATGCTGGTGCGTTATTCTTTGCTAAAAATATCAATAAATTTAACATACCTCATGAAATCAAAATGGCTAAATTTAAAAATGGAACTAGGGCAGATATAATTGATAGAAAAAATTCATATAATACGTTAATTGATTTAATGGAGGATGTTCGATTATTTTTCAGTAGAAATACAAAAACTAGTTCGTGGTAG
- a CDS encoding DNA-directed RNA polymerase subunit L, with protein MMDNNTNIEIIEDKTLELEFIVHGESHGVCNALRHILMQDNDVEYAVYNIDHPLTGEPDMTIKTKRGKRPRKVLKKAASQLKDDAADFKKLIEETL; from the coding sequence ATGATGGATAACAATACCAATATTGAAATTATTGAAGATAAAACATTAGAACTTGAATTTATTGTACATGGCGAAAGCCACGGAGTATGTAATGCACTTAGACACATCTTAATGCAAGATAATGATGTCGAATATGCTGTTTACAATATTGATCATCCTCTTACTGGTGAACCAGATATGACCATCAAAACAAAAAGAGGAAAAAGACCTAGAAAAGTATTAAAAAAAGCAGCTAGCCAACTTAAAGATGATGCTGCAGACTTTAAAAAACTTATTGAAGAAACCTTATAA
- a CDS encoding FprA family A-type flavoprotein, with translation MKANAQKIGDGVYWIGVLDWDLRSYHGYTLDGTTYNAYIVFGEDHVAVIDNAYPGKTQEMMARIEDAFAQEGRDEVVVDYIIQNHVEKDHSGVLVDLHKRFPEAPIYCSEIAVKGLLKHYPALEGAEFVTVGTGDTLEMDGRTFAFLDAFLLHWPDSMFTLLVEDGILFPNDAFGQHLCFTKRFDHEVPEYVLMDAAQKFYANLITPLSKLVLKKLNEVVELGLLEQIKMIAPSHGQIWTDPMKIIGAYTDWAQGVCEDKITIVYDTMHYSTQKMAHELAEGAISEGYDVEIFYLHEDERSEIVKSILTSKGIAIGDPTINDEPYPSIGDIMYYLKGLRFDKTNINRKAVTFGSMGGKGGTAKKLAEKLENYGFDVVDSQEIYYIPTEEENIDSYELGKTLAKACKEL, from the coding sequence ATGAAAGCAAATGCTCAAAAAATCGGTGATGGAGTATATTGGATTGGTGTACTCGATTGGGACTTAAGAAGTTACCATGGATACACTTTAGACGGAACAACCTATAATGCATACATTGTATTTGGTGAAGACCACGTAGCTGTTATTGATAATGCTTACCCTGGTAAAACTCAAGAAATGATGGCACGTATTGAAGATGCTTTCGCACAAGAAGGCAGAGATGAAGTAGTTGTAGATTACATTATTCAAAATCACGTTGAAAAAGATCACTCAGGAGTTCTTGTAGATTTACATAAAAGATTCCCTGAAGCACCAATTTACTGTTCAGAAATTGCTGTAAAAGGTCTTTTAAAACATTATCCTGCATTAGAAGGTGCAGAATTTGTTACTGTAGGTACAGGCGACACTTTAGAAATGGATGGCAGAACCTTTGCATTTTTAGATGCATTCTTATTACACTGGCCTGACAGTATGTTTACCTTACTTGTAGAGGATGGAATTTTATTCCCAAATGACGCATTCGGTCAACATTTATGTTTCACAAAAAGATTCGACCACGAAGTTCCAGAATATGTGTTAATGGATGCTGCACAAAAATTCTATGCTAACTTAATCACTCCACTTTCCAAACTTGTTCTTAAAAAATTAAACGAAGTAGTGGAATTAGGTTTACTTGAACAAATCAAAATGATTGCACCATCCCACGGTCAAATCTGGACTGACCCAATGAAAATTATCGGAGCTTATACTGACTGGGCACAAGGTGTATGTGAAGACAAAATTACAATTGTCTACGATACTATGCACTACTCTACCCAAAAAATGGCTCATGAATTAGCTGAAGGTGCTATATCTGAAGGTTACGATGTTGAAATATTCTACTTGCACGAAGATGAAAGAAGTGAAATCGTTAAAAGTATTTTAACCAGTAAAGGAATAGCTATCGGAGATCCTACCATTAATGACGAACCATACCCAAGTATTGGGGACATCATGTACTACTTAAAAGGTCTTAGATTTGATAAAACAAACATTAACAGAAAAGCTGTCACATTTGGTTCCATGGGTGGAAAAGGAGGAACTGCTAAAAAACTCGCTGAAAAACTTGAAAATTACGGATTTGACGTAGTGGACTCTCAAGAAATTTATTACATCCCAACTGAAGAAGAAAATATTGACAGCTATGAGTTAGGAAAAACTTTAGCTAAAGCATGTAAAGAATTATAA
- a CDS encoding NUDIX hydrolase codes for MKNYKIPSLTTDIFIFDDNTNFILIKRKNDPFKNYWALPGGFVEYGESVETAAIREAKEETSIDVELIDLVNVYSKPDRDPRGHTITIAYIAKGNMDNKKADSDACEIGVFSQKDLANIELAFDHEKIIKDCLKAVSSKFQC; via the coding sequence ATGAAAAATTATAAAATTCCTTCATTAACCACAGACATTTTTATTTTTGATGACAACACTAATTTTATTCTTATTAAAAGAAAAAATGATCCTTTTAAAAATTATTGGGCGCTTCCCGGAGGCTTTGTAGAATATGGTGAGAGTGTGGAAACAGCAGCTATTCGTGAAGCTAAAGAAGAAACCAGTATTGATGTAGAATTAATAGATTTAGTTAATGTTTACTCAAAACCGGACAGAGACCCCCGCGGACACACAATAACCATAGCATATATAGCTAAAGGAAATATGGATAATAAAAAAGCAGATAGTGATGCTTGTGAAATAGGTGTTTTTTCCCAAAAAGATTTGGCCAACATTGAACTTGCTTTCGACCATGAAAAAATTATTAAAGATTGTTTAAAGGCCGTTTCAAGTAAATTTCAATGTTAA
- the cobI gene encoding precorrin-2 C(20)-methyltransferase, producing MAKKGKLIGIGVGPGDTELLTLKAAKVLESVPVIFSPKSAKEKKSIALSIVTPILEKRQDYKRLMVVEPLFPMIEDKQELEKYWNSAAELIANYLDSGRDVAFITLGDPSIFSTYSYTQKKLANNYEIETIPGITSFTACAAAKNEPLVEKNDILTIVPKIDDRLDNFLEHSDSIVLMKASRNPKELESAIDEKNRPKEVFSVQNCTRENEKIVEGFSTEKPYLTTTIIKFTDD from the coding sequence ATGGCGAAAAAAGGAAAGTTAATTGGAATTGGTGTTGGACCTGGAGATACAGAATTACTTACTTTAAAGGCAGCTAAAGTTTTAGAAAGTGTGCCAGTAATATTCTCACCAAAATCAGCAAAAGAAAAGAAAAGTATAGCATTATCAATTGTAACACCAATTTTAGAAAAAAGACAGGATTATAAAAGATTAATGGTTGTAGAACCTTTATTCCCAATGATTGAAGATAAACAGGAGCTTGAAAAATATTGGAATAGTGCTGCAGAATTAATAGCTAACTATTTAGATAGCGGAAGGGATGTGGCTTTTATAACTCTTGGAGATCCTTCAATATTCAGTACTTATTCATATACTCAAAAGAAACTGGCTAATAATTATGAAATAGAAACAATACCTGGAATTACTTCATTTACTGCTTGTGCAGCTGCTAAAAATGAACCATTAGTTGAAAAAAATGACATATTAACTATTGTTCCAAAAATAGATGACAGACTAGACAATTTCCTGGAACACAGCGATTCAATTGTTTTAATGAAAGCTTCAAGAAATCCAAAAGAATTAGAATCAGCTATCGATGAAAAAAACAGACCTAAAGAAGTATTTTCAGTACAAAATTGTACCAGAGAAAATGAAAAAATAGTGGAAGGTTTCTCAACTGAAAAACCATACCTTACAACAACTATAATCAAATTTACAGATGACTAA
- a CDS encoding helicase C-terminal domain-containing protein, giving the protein MSNSIFCPNCGMLKSNCTCSHSNNEVSSSDEDSVDLFSFQKPRTSSILDDEIPEVYSIEDHRLNEDTVSYLQGKCPHIERDIIENFPFETPRMGQLDIIQDINDAIRQGYKYIVLEAGTGTGKSAIATTLAKMYGSAYILTMTKQLQAQYADEFDFPLVKGRRNFACLNDNLESTCDMGTCKTSPTSSNFFCPYGVAKNPTLDAELAFEDSHGGTIFYQSGQHCHYWNQKANAVNSPITLMNYDYGILELNYVKHFGTRSLLILDEAHNIENKLMNTMEVDLFNHSLEKDINKVISKETLEDGEIEDWIMEIAAITESYEDINIKDVSKNKAERIRSTIGRLKSLKNNLEKEPKNWVIDSDEKGVEFKPLRVHHYANDYLLKYGDVVIFMSATILSHKMFSKWLGLNPNEVYHIKVDSPFSKEKRPIILDLAGKMSANRIKNTAPKTIPILQKILEKHKNDKGLIHTNSYKCQRYINQNLPNSRLISHTSKNREEVLNYFEKDENPLVLVSPSMSEGVDLPYDKCRFQIIYKIPFPYLGDKQVNMRRKRDQKWYAYKTVMTLMQAYGRGMRAEDDSCYTYVLDSDINMILKSPLYRSLIPDFFKEAIVRLKD; this is encoded by the coding sequence ATGTCTAATTCTATTTTTTGTCCAAATTGTGGTATGTTAAAAAGTAATTGTACTTGCAGTCATTCAAATAATGAGGTTTCTTCATCAGATGAGGATTCTGTTGATTTATTTAGCTTTCAAAAGCCAAGAACTTCTTCTATTTTAGATGATGAAATTCCTGAAGTTTATTCTATTGAAGATCATAGATTAAATGAAGATACAGTTTCATATCTTCAAGGAAAATGCCCTCACATTGAAAGGGACATAATTGAAAATTTCCCTTTTGAAACACCTAGGATGGGACAGCTGGATATTATACAGGATATTAATGATGCAATTCGTCAGGGATATAAATACATCGTTTTAGAAGCAGGAACTGGAACAGGTAAATCTGCAATAGCTACAACACTAGCTAAAATGTATGGTTCTGCTTATATTTTAACAATGACAAAACAGTTACAGGCCCAATACGCTGATGAGTTTGATTTCCCATTAGTTAAAGGTAGGCGGAATTTTGCCTGTTTAAATGATAATTTGGAGTCTACCTGTGATATGGGGACTTGTAAGACATCTCCAACTTCAAGTAACTTTTTTTGCCCATATGGAGTAGCTAAAAATCCAACTTTGGATGCAGAATTGGCTTTTGAAGATTCTCATGGCGGAACTATATTTTATCAGTCTGGCCAGCACTGCCATTATTGGAATCAAAAAGCAAATGCAGTCAATTCTCCAATTACTTTAATGAACTATGATTATGGAATTTTAGAGTTAAATTATGTAAAACATTTCGGTACAAGGTCTTTACTGATTTTAGACGAGGCTCACAATATTGAAAACAAATTAATGAATACAATGGAAGTTGATTTATTTAATCATAGTTTAGAAAAGGATATTAATAAGGTAATTTCTAAAGAAACATTGGAAGATGGCGAGATTGAAGATTGGATAATGGAAATTGCAGCTATTACAGAAAGCTATGAGGATATTAATATTAAAGATGTTTCTAAAAATAAGGCAGAAAGAATAAGATCAACTATTGGAAGACTTAAATCACTTAAAAATAACCTTGAAAAAGAACCTAAAAACTGGGTTATTGATTCTGATGAGAAAGGTGTTGAATTTAAGCCATTAAGAGTTCATCACTATGCTAATGATTATTTGTTAAAATATGGTGATGTTGTTATCTTTATGAGTGCAACTATTCTTTCCCATAAGATGTTTTCAAAATGGTTAGGTTTAAATCCTAATGAAGTGTATCATATTAAAGTTGACAGTCCATTTTCAAAAGAAAAAAGGCCTATTATTTTAGATTTGGCAGGTAAAATGTCTGCAAACAGAATTAAAAATACTGCACCTAAAACAATTCCTATTTTACAAAAGATTCTTGAAAAACATAAAAATGACAAAGGTCTGATTCATACTAACAGTTATAAATGTCAAAGATATATTAATCAGAATTTGCCTAATTCAAGGTTAATTTCACATACTTCAAAAAATAGGGAAGAAGTATTGAATTATTTTGAAAAAGATGAGAATCCTTTGGTTTTGGTATCTCCGTCAATGAGTGAAGGTGTGGATTTACCTTATGATAAATGCAGATTCCAGATTATTTATAAGATTCCTTTCCCTTATCTTGGAGATAAGCAGGTTAATATGAGACGTAAAAGAGACCAAAAATGGTATGCATATAAAACGGTAATGACTCTTATGCAGGCTTACGGTCGTGGAATGCGTGCAGAAGATGATTCATGTTATACTTATGTTTTAGATTCGGATATTAATATGATTCTTAAAAGCCCATTATACCGCTCTCTAATTCCTGATTTCTTTAAGGAAGCTATTGTTAGGCTTAAAGATTAA
- the dph2 gene encoding diphthamide biosynthesis enzyme Dph2, which translates to MSMYNMDLDKVIRKINKKGARTVGLQFPEGLKMQAVKIAKAIESQTQATVIISGDPCFGACDVSDYKMKGSVDLIVHYGHTPLPLKYEVPTLFIEAFSNIDIKKDLEKCLEKLEDYSKIALVTTTQHLHLLNEIKDYLEDNGKEVVLGSSKNTKKGQVLGCNFSSIKNLDAEVYLFVGSGNFHPLGIYLFTKSPVLALDPYNSEIRDISAFADRILRIRFARITKAKEAKKWGILVSSKEGQYRMKLAKEIKKILEDNNMEAYIIMADNINPEILLPYMELDAFVVSACPRIAIDDSQMYKKPLLTPQELEIVLNKRQWEKYQLDEILFHERYK; encoded by the coding sequence ATGTCAATGTATAATATGGACTTGGACAAAGTCATAAGAAAAATCAATAAAAAAGGAGCAAGAACTGTAGGTCTTCAATTTCCGGAAGGCCTTAAAATGCAAGCTGTTAAAATAGCAAAAGCTATTGAATCACAAACTCAAGCAACAGTGATAATTTCTGGAGACCCATGTTTTGGAGCATGCGACGTTAGCGATTACAAAATGAAAGGTTCTGTTGATTTAATCGTTCATTATGGCCACACCCCCCTTCCATTAAAATATGAAGTACCAACATTATTCATAGAAGCTTTTTCTAATATTGATATCAAAAAAGACCTTGAAAAATGTCTTGAAAAGTTAGAAGACTATTCAAAAATAGCTCTTGTAACTACAACTCAACATCTACATTTGTTAAATGAAATTAAAGACTATTTAGAAGACAATGGCAAAGAGGTAGTTCTTGGATCATCTAAAAATACCAAAAAAGGACAGGTTTTAGGGTGTAATTTCTCATCAATTAAAAACTTAGATGCCGAAGTTTACTTATTTGTAGGTAGTGGAAATTTCCACCCTTTAGGAATCTATTTATTTACCAAATCACCAGTATTAGCCCTAGACCCATATAACAGTGAAATAAGAGATATAAGTGCTTTTGCAGACAGAATATTAAGAATCAGATTTGCAAGAATTACAAAAGCAAAAGAAGCTAAAAAATGGGGAATATTAGTTTCTTCCAAGGAAGGGCAGTACAGAATGAAACTAGCTAAAGAAATTAAGAAAATTCTGGAAGACAATAACATGGAAGCCTATATCATAATGGCAGACAATATAAATCCAGAGATATTATTACCTTATATGGAATTAGATGCATTTGTTGTTTCAGCTTGTCCAAGAATAGCCATTGATGATTCCCAAATGTATAAAAAACCATTATTAACACCACAGGAACTTGAAATAGTTTTAAACAAAAGACAATGGGAAAAGTACCAATTAGATGAAATTTTATTCCATGAAAGGTACAAATAG
- a CDS encoding exosome complex RNA-binding protein Csl4, producing the protein MSIKNGAFVMPGDKLGIIEQYLLGKGTYEDNGEIKSSVLGNVQIDSKMRTITVKAKSGQPALLKIGDTVYGQITDIKTQRANVNIDCLTNSSRPLALPYMGAIHISQAKSGYLDKLTDAFRIGDIIKAKVVKITGDNVDLATVDEDCGVLKAMCTRCRDYMNTTQKENEVQCRTCNKKEKREVSINYVNS; encoded by the coding sequence ATGAGTATAAAAAACGGGGCATTCGTAATGCCTGGAGATAAACTAGGGATAATTGAGCAATATTTACTTGGAAAAGGTACCTATGAAGATAACGGCGAGATTAAATCATCAGTATTAGGAAATGTTCAAATTGATTCAAAAATGAGGACTATTACTGTAAAAGCCAAATCTGGCCAACCAGCTCTTTTAAAAATAGGTGACACCGTTTACGGACAAATCACAGATATAAAAACTCAAAGAGCTAATGTAAATATTGATTGTTTAACAAATAGTAGTAGACCTTTAGCACTTCCATATATGGGTGCAATTCATATATCCCAAGCAAAATCAGGATATTTAGACAAATTAACAGATGCTTTTAGAATTGGAGACATTATAAAAGCAAAAGTAGTGAAAATTACTGGAGATAATGTTGATTTAGCTACAGTGGATGAAGATTGTGGAGTATTAAAAGCAATGTGTACTCGTTGCAGAGATTATATGAACACCACACAAAAAGAAAATGAAGTCCAATGTAGAACATGTAATAAAAAAGAAAAACGTGAAGTTTCTATAAATTATGTTAATAGCTAA